One genomic segment of Podarcis raffonei isolate rPodRaf1 chromosome 7, rPodRaf1.pri, whole genome shotgun sequence includes these proteins:
- the CLPTM1L gene encoding lipid scramblase CLPTM1L → MLPRRSSLTGLAVGLFAVYVAHTCWVMYGIVHTRPCLAAARGNDANDGCIRPYLARRPKLQLSVYTTTRSNIGTENNIDLVLNVDNFDVESKFERTVNVSVPKKTRNNGTLYAYIFLHHAGILPWHDGKQVHIVSPLTTYMVPKPEEINLLTGESITQQIEAEKKQNYALDEPVSHWRSRLTLNVMVEDFVFDGSSLPADVHRYMKMVQLGKTVHYLPILFIDQLSNRVKDLMIINRSTTELPLTVSYDKISLGKLRFWIHMQDAVYSLQQFGFSEKDADEVKGIFVDTNLYFLALTFFVAAFHLLFDFLAFKNDISFWKKKKSMIGMSTKAVLWRCFSTVIIFLFLLDEQTSLLVLIPAGIGAVIELWKVKKALKMTIEWNGLVPAVKFGAFTESEKKTEEYDTQAMKYLSYLLYPLCIGGAIYSLLNIKYKSWYSWLINSFVNGVYAFGFLFMLPQLFVNYKMKSVAHLPWKAFTYKAFNTFIDDIFAFIITMPTSHRLACFRDDVVFLVYLYQRWLYPVDKSRVNEYGESYEEKPKRKPHKE, encoded by the exons ATGCTGCCGAGGCGCAGCTCGCTgacggggctggcggtggggctgtTCGCCGTCTACGTGGCGCACACTTGCTGGGTGATGTACGGCATCGTCCACACCCGGCCCTGCCTGGCGGCCGCCCGGGGCAACGACGCCAACGACGGCTGCATAAGGCCTTACCTGGCGCGGAGGCCCAAGCTGCAG CTAAGCGTTTACACGACCACGCGATCAAACATAGGCACTGAAAATAATATTGATCTGGTTTTGAATGTGGATAACTTTGACGTTGAGTCCAAGTTTGAAAG AACAGTTAACGTTTCAGTACCAAAGAAAACACGAAATAATGGGACATTATATGCCTACATATTTCTCCATCATGCTGGAATTCTGCCGTGGCATGATGGCAAGCAGGTGCATATAGTAAGCCCTCTGACTACTTATATGGTCCctaaaccagaagaaattaatcTTCTTACAGGAGAATCTATCACGCAG CAAATTGAAGCAGAGAAAAAACAGAATTATGCTCTAGATGAGCCTGTTTCACACTGGAGGTCCAGGCTGACCTTAAATGTTATGGTGGAAGACTTTGTCTTTGATGGATCCTCTCTGCCTGCTGATGTGCACAGATACATGAAAAT GGTTCAGTTGGGCAAGACTGTGCATTATCTTCCAATATTGTTTATTGATCAGCTGAGCAACAGAGTGAAAGATTTAATG ATTATAAACCGTTCAACAACAGAACTACCCCTTACAGTGTCGTATGATAAAATTTCGCTGGGGAAACTGAGGTTTTGGATCCACATGCAAGATGCTGTGTACTCCCTGCAGCAGTTCG GCTTTTCCGAAAAAGATGCTGATGAAGTAAAGGGGATTTTTGTGGATACCAACCTCTATTTTCTTGCTTTGACATTCTTTGTAGCAGCATTCCAC CTTCTCTTTGATTTCCTTGCATTCAAAAATGACATCAgcttctggaagaagaaaaagagcatGATTGGCATGTCTACAAAAGCAG TGCTTTGGCGATGCTTCAGTACCGTGATAATATTTCTTTTCCTACTGGATGAACAAACAAGCTTGTTGGTGCTGATTCCAGCCGGTATCGGGGCAGTGATTGAG CTTTGGAAAGTGAAGAAGGCATTGAAAATGACAATTGAATGGAATGGCCTGGTGCCAGCAGTGAAG TTTGGTGCATTTACTGAGTCTGAGAAGAAAACTGAGGAGTATGATACCCAG gcTATGAAATACTTATCATATTTACTATACCCATTGTGTATtggaggtgcaatttattcattgCTTAATATCAAATACAAAAG CTGGTATTCATGGTTAATTAACAGCTTTGTCAATG gagtaTATGCTTTTGGATTTCTATTTATGTTGCCACAACTATTTGTAAATTATAAG ATGAAATCTGTTGCACATCTGCCCTGGAAGGCATTCACATACAAA GCATTCAACACTTTCATTGATGATATTTTTGCATTTATCATCACAATGCCAACATCTCATCGGCTGGCATGTTTTAGAGATGACGTGGTGTTCCTGGTCTACCTTTACCAAAGATG GCTTTATCCTGTGGATAAGAGCAGAGTGAATGAATATGGAGAATCTTACGAAGAGAAGCCGAAAAGAAAGCCCCACAAAGAATAA